In Opitutus sp. ER46, one DNA window encodes the following:
- a CDS encoding TlpA disulfide reductase family protein codes for MFLSSLSRGALWARRLLLLGTIAGVVAPVVRLAAAPADMPAPASSDPVEVELNAVLALQARRPPEGTKGAAQYFWYDNYCQSLSNAAVAFMEKHPTDPRRWRAAFLLPRYLPRFVKSIGEGYDASSDEKLVVRDTAREAAWTAKVEAIEKEMRAAADVPDEVREQLEFGDMMQVMNANYRAAFEGGTPVDLPAVEAAMKKFLAGWPESESGRGILPMYVSLRKKLGTVDEVAVLAGFSDSPNRAAREYVQARARFAELSKKPFELTFTALDGREVDLKKLRGKVVLIDFWATWCGPCIAEIPNVKKTYEELHDKGFEVIGVSLDAEKDRKKFIDLVAKEGVTWPQRFEGKGWNDALAREYTISGIPAMFLLDQQGNLVSTDARGEKLGQTVRRLLKM; via the coding sequence ATGTTTCTCTCCTCTCTCTCCCGCGGTGCGCTCTGGGCGCGCCGCCTGCTTCTCCTCGGCACGATCGCTGGTGTGGTGGCGCCAGTCGTGCGGCTGGCCGCTGCGCCCGCGGACATGCCGGCGCCGGCCTCGTCCGATCCGGTCGAGGTCGAACTCAACGCCGTGCTGGCATTGCAGGCCCGCCGCCCCCCTGAGGGCACGAAGGGTGCGGCGCAGTATTTCTGGTATGACAACTACTGCCAGAGCCTCTCCAACGCAGCGGTCGCGTTCATGGAGAAACATCCGACCGATCCGCGCCGGTGGCGTGCAGCCTTCCTGCTGCCGCGCTATCTGCCGCGGTTCGTGAAGTCGATCGGCGAGGGCTACGACGCCTCGAGTGACGAGAAGCTCGTCGTGCGCGACACGGCGCGTGAGGCGGCGTGGACGGCGAAGGTTGAGGCGATCGAGAAGGAGATGCGCGCGGCGGCTGATGTGCCGGATGAGGTGCGCGAGCAGCTCGAGTTCGGCGACATGATGCAGGTGATGAATGCGAACTACCGCGCGGCTTTCGAGGGTGGCACGCCGGTCGATCTGCCGGCGGTGGAGGCGGCGATGAAGAAGTTCCTGGCGGGCTGGCCGGAGAGCGAATCGGGCCGCGGCATCCTGCCGATGTACGTGAGCCTGCGAAAGAAGCTCGGGACGGTGGACGAGGTCGCGGTGCTGGCGGGATTCAGTGACAGCCCGAATCGTGCGGCGCGCGAATATGTGCAGGCACGGGCGCGCTTCGCGGAGTTGTCCAAGAAACCCTTCGAGCTGACGTTCACGGCGCTCGATGGGCGCGAGGTGGATTTGAAGAAGCTGCGCGGCAAAGTCGTGCTGATTGATTTCTGGGCGACGTGGTGCGGGCCGTGCATCGCTGAGATACCGAACGTGAAGAAGACCTACGAGGAACTGCACGACAAAGGCTTCGAGGTGATCGGCGTGTCGCTCGACGCGGAAAAAGACCGGAAGAAGTTCATCGATCTCGTCGCGAAGGAGGGCGTGACCTGGCCGCAGCGGTTCGAGGGCAAGGGCTGGAACGACGCGCTGGCGAGGGAATACACCATCTCCGGCATTCCGGCGATGTTCCTGCTCGATCAGCAGGGCAACCTCGTGAGCACGGATGCGCGCGGCGAGAAGCTCGGGCAGACGGTGCGGCGGCTGCTGAAGATGTGA
- a CDS encoding TonB-dependent receptor, whose product MAFGLRAAEPPPRSFDIPAGAGKTTLESFAKQAKVEVIYSADKVEGVKTNSVKGDYTPRQALEQLVAETGLVVVQDPKSGALTVTKPAPATRKENTTENEPPFTEGRPTMLERVDVSTTRIDGLNNKGLLQAGANAPLYHEVVTRLDIERMGVSSLEELFRYIPQTSSASTFMQAPAGFSNVSGGLTSRTSTVGLRGFDSSQTVVLVNGRALPRSGLGSNGGADIARIPIAAIERVEILPYAGSAIYGAGALGGAINVILRKEYTGRDLTTYFGTSTDGGATEYRATYLEGRSFNGGKTNLTYALSYQHREALRANQRDYLDDAFRRYGPDSTAVNPQGQRLFETLILPAFAGSPATILIQGGATSGDLGIPGAAGVRYAGVPAGLTAAQALALTPGSFTATAGKPTLSPRYGRSILYEPIESFSVNAQLEHEFVKDKLNAYGEFTVGQNRKSYSMPQQLVEYLDADDPLNPFRNNVTPGFAGRAVTVFLDSPDLPDPSILYKDESARAVLGLKGQITERWEWSVDGVLDYSHSLTNSKNPSTDLIDLNDLDPYADPGPSAPAEVRRAIYPLFSDHTKYPISQADADKYFGTVRRSASHGLQWEGNARVMGEVFNLPAGPLRASAVGKYQHWDFVSGQLMDGSDATSRLIHNVGWDTSSSSTPGTRKIRQGAVEVSVPVISKQWQPLPIEGLDLQGSLSRELDTSSGLNSEDKPFTNKQSATSSVVAVKLQVTRDVALRASYSEGFYPPNWWDVSAPTTEFPVGGYFPDPKRGNTMQFTPMIAVKQGGNPNLTPEKAKSDNFGVILTPRWLPNLTLNLDYWKIKKTDAVVSTSFVDIIANPDAFGFLITRQAPGAGDPAGWLGRITAVDARAFNASVTDTEGIDVGLRYNEVKTAVGTFEFAGSASFTNKFLLATTPTAPIVNTAGGSGPIRWRGNASATWLRGRWSATITGRYVGHHSTSTTAPSESYPGASSLDGGRIPAYLHWDLQASYEIPYGIAAADGWKTWFSGAKFTLGMLNVLNDKPAFLSSGAFYDGADDPRQRYVYLQVKKSF is encoded by the coding sequence TTGGCGTTCGGGCTTCGCGCGGCGGAGCCTCCACCGCGATCATTCGACATCCCGGCGGGAGCCGGCAAGACGACCCTCGAAAGCTTCGCCAAGCAGGCGAAGGTCGAGGTCATTTACAGCGCGGACAAGGTCGAGGGCGTGAAGACCAACTCCGTGAAGGGGGACTACACGCCCCGCCAGGCGCTCGAGCAGCTCGTCGCCGAGACCGGCCTGGTGGTCGTGCAGGATCCGAAAAGCGGAGCGCTCACCGTCACGAAGCCCGCACCCGCAACGCGAAAAGAAAACACCACGGAGAATGAACCGCCCTTCACGGAAGGCCGGCCGACCATGCTCGAGAGGGTGGACGTCTCCACCACGCGCATCGACGGTCTGAACAATAAGGGCCTGCTGCAGGCCGGCGCCAACGCGCCGCTCTACCACGAGGTCGTCACGCGCCTCGATATCGAGCGCATGGGCGTCTCGAGCCTGGAGGAACTCTTCCGCTACATTCCGCAGACCTCGTCGGCCTCGACGTTCATGCAGGCCCCGGCGGGCTTTTCCAACGTCAGCGGCGGGCTGACCTCCCGCACCTCGACCGTCGGCCTGCGCGGGTTCGACTCGTCGCAGACGGTCGTGTTGGTCAATGGCCGCGCACTGCCGCGCAGCGGCTTGGGGTCGAACGGCGGCGCGGACATCGCGCGCATCCCGATCGCGGCGATCGAGCGCGTCGAGATCCTGCCCTACGCGGGCTCGGCCATCTACGGCGCGGGCGCGCTCGGCGGCGCGATCAACGTCATCCTGCGCAAGGAATACACCGGCCGCGATCTCACGACCTACTTCGGCACCTCGACCGACGGCGGCGCGACCGAGTATCGCGCGACGTATCTCGAAGGCCGGAGCTTCAACGGCGGCAAAACCAATCTCACCTACGCGCTCAGCTACCAGCATCGCGAGGCGCTGCGGGCCAACCAGCGCGACTACCTCGACGATGCCTTCCGCCGCTACGGTCCGGACTCGACCGCCGTCAACCCCCAGGGCCAGCGGCTGTTCGAGACGTTGATCCTGCCGGCGTTTGCGGGCTCGCCGGCGACCATCCTGATCCAAGGTGGTGCCACGTCGGGTGATCTGGGCATCCCCGGCGCCGCGGGCGTGCGCTATGCCGGCGTGCCGGCGGGCCTGACTGCGGCCCAAGCGCTGGCACTCACGCCGGGGTCGTTTACGGCCACGGCGGGCAAGCCCACGCTGAGTCCGCGCTATGGTCGCTCGATTCTCTACGAGCCGATCGAATCCTTCAGTGTCAACGCCCAGCTCGAACACGAGTTCGTGAAGGACAAGCTCAACGCCTACGGCGAGTTCACCGTCGGGCAGAACCGGAAGTCCTACTCGATGCCGCAGCAGCTCGTGGAGTATCTGGATGCCGACGACCCGCTGAATCCCTTTCGCAACAACGTCACCCCGGGCTTCGCGGGCCGGGCGGTAACCGTCTTTCTCGATTCGCCGGACCTGCCCGATCCCTCAATCCTCTATAAGGATGAGTCGGCCCGCGCGGTGCTCGGACTCAAGGGCCAGATCACGGAGCGCTGGGAATGGTCGGTCGACGGCGTGCTCGACTACTCGCACAGCTTGACCAACAGCAAGAACCCGTCGACGGACCTGATCGATCTCAACGATCTCGATCCCTACGCCGATCCCGGCCCGTCCGCTCCGGCGGAGGTTCGGCGCGCGATCTATCCGCTCTTCAGCGATCACACCAAGTATCCGATCAGCCAGGCCGACGCGGATAAGTATTTCGGCACGGTGCGCCGCAGCGCCTCGCACGGCCTGCAATGGGAGGGCAATGCGCGCGTGATGGGCGAGGTCTTCAACCTGCCGGCCGGACCGCTCCGCGCCTCGGCGGTGGGCAAGTATCAACATTGGGATTTTGTCTCCGGTCAGCTCATGGACGGCAGCGATGCGACCTCGCGGCTTATCCATAACGTCGGTTGGGACACTTCGTCGAGCAGCACGCCCGGCACGCGCAAGATCCGACAGGGTGCCGTCGAGGTGAGCGTGCCAGTGATCAGCAAGCAGTGGCAGCCGCTGCCGATCGAGGGTCTCGATCTCCAGGGCAGCCTTTCGCGGGAACTCGACACCAGCAGTGGCCTGAACTCGGAAGATAAGCCCTTCACCAACAAACAGTCGGCGACGAGCAGCGTCGTCGCGGTGAAACTGCAGGTGACACGCGACGTCGCGCTGCGCGCGTCGTATTCGGAAGGTTTCTACCCGCCCAACTGGTGGGACGTGAGCGCGCCGACCACGGAGTTTCCGGTCGGCGGCTACTTCCCCGATCCGAAGCGTGGCAACACGATGCAGTTCACGCCGATGATTGCGGTCAAGCAGGGTGGCAATCCGAACCTGACGCCGGAGAAGGCGAAGTCGGACAACTTCGGCGTGATTCTCACGCCGCGCTGGCTCCCAAATCTCACGCTCAATCTCGATTACTGGAAGATCAAGAAGACCGATGCGGTCGTCTCGACCTCTTTCGTGGACATTATCGCGAATCCGGACGCCTTCGGCTTTCTCATCACGCGGCAGGCGCCCGGCGCGGGCGATCCCGCGGGCTGGCTCGGCCGCATCACGGCGGTGGACGCACGGGCGTTCAACGCGTCGGTGACGGACACGGAAGGCATCGACGTGGGCCTGCGCTACAACGAAGTGAAGACGGCGGTGGGCACGTTCGAGTTCGCCGGCTCGGCGAGCTTCACGAACAAGTTCCTCCTCGCGACGACGCCGACCGCGCCGATCGTGAACACGGCGGGCGGCAGCGGTCCGATCCGCTGGCGCGGGAATGCTTCGGCGACCTGGCTCCGCGGGCGTTGGTCGGCCACGATTACGGGCCGCTACGTCGGGCACCATTCGACGAGCACCACGGCTCCGTCCGAGAGCTATCCGGGCGCATCGTCGCTCGATGGCGGCCGCATCCCGGCGTATCTGCACTGGGACCTTCAGGCCAGCTATGAGATTCCCTACGGCATCGCCGCCGCAGATGGCTGGAAGACCTGGTTCTCCGGCGCGAAGTTCACGCTCGGCATGCTCAATGTGCTGAACGACAAGCCGGCGTTCCTCTCGAGCGGCGCGTTCTACGACGGCGCCGATGATCCGCGTCAGCGTTATGTGTATCTGCAGGTGAAAAAGAGTTTCTAA
- a CDS encoding zeta toxin family protein — protein MEPRLIFLAGPNGAGKSTFFETFLKDTGLPFVNADRIGAALGISDSEAAAAADAARSQLLAEEMSFITETVFSDPVGAKLQFLRDAIAAGYRVTVYFIGISSAQLSGARVAQRVRAGGHDVPPERLERRFRQSLENLRQALTFVPEVHVYDNSSAENPYRLVLSVRESRSVRADPLPGWLKPVISG, from the coding sequence ATGGAACCGAGGCTGATCTTTCTCGCCGGCCCGAATGGCGCAGGCAAATCCACGTTTTTCGAGACCTTCCTCAAGGACACCGGGCTGCCATTCGTAAACGCCGACCGAATCGGCGCAGCGCTCGGAATTTCGGATTCTGAGGCCGCCGCAGCAGCGGATGCGGCGCGGTCGCAACTCCTGGCCGAGGAAATGTCCTTCATCACGGAGACCGTTTTCTCTGATCCCGTGGGCGCGAAACTTCAGTTTCTGCGCGATGCGATCGCGGCCGGCTACCGCGTGACGGTCTATTTCATCGGCATCTCCAGCGCTCAACTTTCCGGGGCTCGGGTGGCTCAACGGGTGCGCGCCGGCGGTCATGACGTGCCGCCGGAACGTCTCGAGCGGCGCTTCCGGCAGTCCCTGGAGAACCTCAGACAGGCGCTGACGTTTGTCCCCGAGGTTCACGTCTATGACAACAGTTCAGCCGAAAATCCATATCGGCTCGTTCTCAGCGTCCGAGAAAGCCGCTCCGTCCGCGCCGATCCTCTGCCGGGTTGGCTGAAGCCGGTCATTTCGGGTTAG
- a CDS encoding ATP-grasp domain-containing protein produces MTAPSTTGLNLLISDKPDIERDALADAFARGGGEVHRLGRFWDPPVFDPATVRVYGADSFCLVLQQKLGLALCSPADDLLLHVPSRFLQRQIVRRTLTDALTTLPAFVKPVTPKQFRGAVYSSPEELSAECRGLPPDTAVLVAEPVTLTAEVRSFVVEGQVLDAAIYEGSGALESSSRRFAMSLLIGSENTPNSRSAWLPQPPEWPAEGPASRPASEPRPISRGVHPIVNRRRSHSSSETNPK; encoded by the coding sequence ATGACGGCTCCCAGCACCACCGGACTTAACCTGCTTATCTCCGACAAGCCGGACATCGAGCGGGACGCATTGGCCGACGCGTTTGCCCGGGGAGGTGGCGAGGTGCACCGCTTGGGCCGGTTTTGGGATCCGCCGGTATTCGATCCCGCAACGGTGCGCGTCTACGGAGCGGACTCGTTTTGTTTGGTGCTTCAGCAGAAGCTCGGGCTCGCGCTCTGCTCGCCCGCCGACGATCTGCTGCTACATGTGCCATCGCGCTTCCTTCAGCGCCAGATTGTGCGACGCACATTGACTGATGCTCTCACCACGCTTCCGGCATTCGTGAAGCCGGTCACGCCGAAGCAATTTCGCGGCGCCGTCTACTCCTCACCGGAAGAACTCAGCGCCGAATGCCGCGGTCTACCGCCGGACACTGCGGTTTTGGTTGCGGAGCCCGTGACATTAACAGCCGAGGTGCGGAGTTTCGTCGTAGAGGGCCAAGTCCTCGACGCAGCGATCTACGAAGGAAGCGGAGCACTAGAGTCCAGCTCGCGGCGGTTCGCGATGAGCCTACTCATCGGTTCTGAAAACACGCCCAATTCGCGGAGCGCATGGCTGCCTCAGCCGCCTGAATGGCCAGCCGAAGGACCAGCTTCGAGGCCTGCGAGCGAACCTCGGCCAATTTCGCGCGGAGTTCATCCAATCGTGAATCGGCGGCGCTCGCATTCATCGAGTGAGACTAACCCGAAATGA
- a CDS encoding HNH endonuclease signature motif containing protein, translating into MNHKQTFRHEFRGGYIWSPKRRKDGARNIFYDFMRMVRPGDVVFSYADGLIHGSGAAKTHCYTSPRPDEFGHIGNAWDVIGWRVDVEFAAAANPIQPRAVLDEIGPHIGVRHSPLNADGTGRQAVYLAAIPDVLGHIVAERIGFVVPAVQVAELGSGNNIEVELPGIDEWEQVEERKIESSELPQTERAALIKSRLGQGRFKTNVSRFETRCRVTQVSNPVHLIASHIKPWRESNNEERLAAGNGLLLTPSIDHLFDRGFISFADSGETLISPIADVDSLRRMGVDPGNPPRVGGFNSDQKYFLQHHRTSIFLEGVSA; encoded by the coding sequence GTGAATCACAAGCAAACTTTCCGGCACGAATTTCGTGGCGGTTACATCTGGTCACCAAAGCGCCGCAAGGATGGTGCACGAAATATCTTCTATGATTTCATGCGGATGGTCCGGCCGGGCGACGTTGTTTTCTCGTATGCCGATGGTCTGATCCATGGCTCTGGCGCAGCGAAAACCCACTGCTACACGTCGCCCAGGCCAGACGAGTTTGGCCACATTGGTAACGCGTGGGACGTGATCGGATGGCGGGTGGACGTTGAATTCGCGGCTGCGGCTAACCCGATCCAGCCGCGCGCCGTCCTCGATGAGATCGGCCCCCACATCGGTGTTCGCCACTCTCCGCTCAACGCCGACGGGACCGGCCGTCAGGCCGTCTATCTCGCGGCCATTCCGGATGTGCTCGGACATATCGTGGCGGAGCGGATCGGCTTCGTGGTCCCAGCTGTTCAGGTTGCCGAGCTGGGTAGCGGAAACAACATCGAGGTGGAATTGCCCGGGATCGATGAGTGGGAGCAGGTCGAGGAACGAAAAATTGAGTCATCGGAGTTGCCGCAAACGGAACGCGCGGCCCTCATCAAGTCTCGTCTGGGCCAAGGTCGGTTCAAAACTAACGTCAGCCGCTTTGAAACTCGCTGCCGCGTTACGCAGGTTTCAAACCCCGTCCACCTCATCGCGAGCCACATCAAGCCGTGGCGTGAATCGAACAATGAGGAGCGTCTAGCTGCGGGGAACGGGCTGCTGCTGACACCCTCGATCGATCATCTCTTCGATCGTGGATTCATCTCCTTTGCCGATTCCGGCGAGACACTAATCTCGCCCATCGCAGACGTTGATTCTCTGCGGCGCATGGGAGTCGACCCTGGGAATCCGCCTCGCGTCGGTGGTTTCAATTCGGATCAGAAGTATTTTCTCCAGCACCACCGAACGTCGATTTTCCTGGAGGGCGTGAGCGCGTAG
- a CDS encoding type II toxin-antitoxin system HipA family toxin, whose protein sequence is MATLMHREEDGAHLLEFEASFLQLGHDLSPIAFPLEQMAQPRVFRAGDSPFPGGLPGLIADSLPDAWGERVMRAELPQITTVVGKLAAIGRRGPGAITFEPALGPGRDADASSVELAVLAERAAALASAKPAPLTTDDVNAALAKGGSSLGGAFPKTTAHLPLSADVTDKREILVGGPTPVGHVPCILKFSPADSDGGGAVEFAYMKMAKAAGIRVPRTCLVNDGQRRHFAAARFDRYIASDGTVAKRHVHTLSGLLHRRASDGQLDYSDFMRVARRLCGHEEAVECLRRAIFNLLAVNRDDHGRNHAFLYDETTRTWTLAPAYDLNPNVANILIGLSWFGSAAIPQTLADLNRMAELAGIRPTMVRTIFGEVEESVIGGWRRVATECGVPPEIVAIWEKETLIQTRALRADVAKRAAKGRQKGEQ, encoded by the coding sequence ATGGCGACGCTGATGCATCGCGAGGAAGACGGCGCGCATCTCCTCGAATTCGAAGCGAGCTTCCTGCAGCTCGGGCACGATCTTTCGCCGATCGCATTTCCGCTCGAGCAGATGGCGCAGCCGCGGGTATTCCGTGCGGGTGACTCGCCGTTTCCCGGCGGACTGCCGGGGCTCATCGCGGATTCGCTGCCAGATGCGTGGGGCGAGCGCGTGATGCGCGCGGAGCTGCCGCAGATCACGACGGTCGTGGGCAAGTTGGCAGCCATCGGTCGCCGCGGACCCGGCGCCATCACCTTCGAACCAGCGCTCGGACCTGGCCGGGACGCGGACGCCTCTTCCGTCGAGCTGGCAGTGCTCGCCGAACGCGCCGCCGCCTTGGCTTCGGCCAAGCCCGCGCCACTCACCACCGATGACGTGAACGCTGCATTGGCCAAAGGCGGCAGTTCGCTTGGGGGAGCATTTCCCAAGACGACTGCGCATTTGCCGCTCTCGGCCGACGTAACCGACAAACGTGAGATTCTCGTCGGCGGGCCGACTCCCGTCGGCCACGTGCCGTGCATCCTGAAGTTCTCGCCGGCCGACTCTGATGGCGGCGGCGCGGTGGAATTCGCCTACATGAAGATGGCGAAAGCGGCTGGAATTCGGGTGCCGCGCACCTGTCTCGTGAACGACGGCCAACGCCGGCATTTCGCCGCGGCGCGGTTCGATCGATACATCGCGAGCGATGGAACGGTGGCGAAACGGCACGTCCACACGTTGAGCGGCCTGCTGCATCGTCGCGCGTCCGATGGCCAGTTGGACTATTCGGATTTCATGCGCGTCGCCCGACGGCTCTGCGGCCACGAGGAAGCGGTCGAGTGCCTACGACGCGCGATCTTCAATCTTCTCGCCGTGAATCGCGACGATCACGGACGCAATCACGCCTTCCTTTACGACGAGACCACGCGCACCTGGACACTCGCGCCCGCCTACGACCTCAACCCAAATGTCGCGAACATCCTGATCGGTTTGTCGTGGTTCGGCAGCGCCGCGATCCCACAAACGCTCGCCGATCTGAATCGCATGGCAGAGCTGGCCGGGATTCGTCCGACGATGGTCCGGACGATTTTCGGTGAAGTGGAAGAGTCCGTGATCGGTGGTTGGCGTCGCGTCGCAACCGAGTGCGGCGTGCCGCCGGAGATCGTCGCCATCTGGGAAAAAGAAACGCTGATCCAGACGCGCGCTCTGCGCGCGGACGTGGCAAAACGCGCGGCTAAAGGCCGGCAGAAAGGCGAGCAGTAG
- a CDS encoding helix-turn-helix domain-containing protein, producing MNTTSASELEFRTMSAVGGQHPETPPLATLVDAASAGSVWPREPHRDGTRSRANTAPKSKALRNVGDAGAVETLLNFAEAARVLGISLRQFRRLVDGGRVAFVKVSERAPRIRPSELQRFLEASAVKYSEVQS from the coding sequence ATGAATACCACGAGCGCATCCGAACTTGAGTTTCGCACCATGAGCGCCGTTGGCGGCCAGCACCCGGAGACTCCGCCGCTGGCGACGCTGGTGGACGCGGCAAGCGCGGGTTCGGTTTGGCCGCGCGAGCCGCACCGCGACGGGACTCGTTCGCGAGCAAACACTGCACCGAAATCGAAGGCGTTGCGGAACGTGGGCGATGCCGGCGCGGTCGAGACCTTGCTGAATTTTGCCGAAGCGGCTCGGGTGCTGGGGATTTCGTTGCGGCAGTTCCGGCGGCTTGTGGATGGCGGCCGGGTTGCTTTCGTGAAGGTCAGCGAACGGGCGCCGCGGATTCGGCCGAGCGAGCTGCAACGGTTCCTCGAAGCATCGGCGGTCAAATACTCGGAGGTGCAATCATGA
- a CDS encoding tyrosine-type recombinase/integrase, with protein MIEYVFRPSRIVNGKRVLSRVFCGRYSLDKGAKPVRVSLNTPDREVARQRLRAIIVEKQREAEGIVAPKAMRVAAGTQLGHLVDDYEADLRGRELNPKHVRDTTTRVRRMITENNWKVLSDIRADAFVKWRTSLKLSPKTKKEFQLSANAFLNWLVQTARLMVNPLAKVPHVETRGKQVRPCRAFSEDELRRLFAIAGRRRLAYQMLLYTGQRKSEVRALMWSDVHLDEAQPYALFRESTTKDKDKRAVPLRPEIVGQLKALRPKPEETHTLSKPIFWFRWPTYDLLRGDFKRAGIERVDALGRSVHFIPSARSGIRSASATASISASPRKSSGTPTRI; from the coding sequence ATGATCGAATACGTTTTCAGACCCTCGCGGATCGTGAACGGAAAGCGCGTCCTCTCGCGCGTGTTCTGCGGCCGCTATTCCCTCGATAAAGGCGCGAAGCCAGTCCGCGTGAGCCTCAACACCCCCGACCGCGAGGTCGCACGGCAGCGACTCCGCGCAATCATCGTCGAGAAACAGCGCGAGGCGGAAGGCATCGTTGCGCCGAAGGCCATGCGCGTCGCCGCTGGCACGCAACTCGGACATCTGGTTGACGACTACGAAGCCGACCTGCGCGGCCGGGAGCTGAACCCAAAACACGTCCGCGACACGACGACGCGAGTGCGGAGGATGATCACGGAAAACAACTGGAAAGTTTTGAGCGACATCCGAGCGGACGCTTTCGTGAAGTGGCGCACGAGCCTGAAGCTCTCGCCGAAAACGAAGAAGGAATTTCAACTCTCCGCGAACGCGTTCCTGAACTGGCTCGTCCAGACCGCCCGTCTGATGGTGAACCCGCTCGCGAAAGTGCCGCACGTCGAGACGCGCGGGAAGCAGGTGCGGCCGTGCCGCGCTTTCAGCGAGGACGAGCTGCGGCGGTTGTTCGCCATCGCCGGCCGGCGCCGGCTCGCCTACCAAATGCTGCTCTACACCGGCCAACGAAAGAGCGAGGTCCGCGCGCTCATGTGGAGCGACGTGCATCTCGACGAGGCGCAACCCTACGCGCTGTTTCGCGAGAGCACGACGAAGGACAAAGACAAGCGCGCGGTGCCGCTGCGGCCGGAGATCGTCGGGCAATTGAAAGCCTTGCGCCCGAAACCCGAGGAAACGCACACGCTCAGCAAACCGATCTTCTGGTTCCGCTGGCCGACCTACGATCTGCTCCGCGGCGATTTCAAGCGGGCGGGCATCGAGCGCGTCGATGCGCTCGGGCGCTCGGTTCATTTCATTCCTTCCGCAAGATCTGGCATACGCTCGGCGTCCGCTACGGCATCAATCAGCGCGTCGCCCAGGAAGTCCTCGGGCACTCCGACGCGAATCTGA
- a CDS encoding tyrosine-type recombinase/integrase encodes MNAKLSEAKSGSEKRKSGGEVAEQHQVRRSKLHADYWKKRLFHEGFTRGGRRLLSGNWSVRIKHQGRRGAFGLNTPNAAAAAAKAQQIYASLVSAGWDATLAKFKPDAVKKPAAGTVGQAIGAAAQLVTTRKQSFAQAALRLRQIAGELAGIKRPENPTAYRSAEFLAWRAKVDGVPLSIITAAAVREWRDKRIAARATNPVEKRAATISADSTIRMARAVFSRRIMESGLASHVTLPSPPPFAGVTVGGSTKRFAGRINAGQLFAKARQVLEKEEPEAFRAFCLCVLAGLRRSEADRLAWSQVDLAGRVITIERTEWFEPKSEESARTIDLDEVAVDILRRAKSDNPDPVFVLKGGAPKLQTKAAPAYRCDASPWRTWEKLTEWLRANGVHDAKPIHVLRKLAGSLVFQAHGLEQARGFLGHASITTTSDSYLVRQRRVTVSIPTPSDEVSREAGKAGGM; translated from the coding sequence ATGAATGCGAAGTTGAGCGAAGCAAAAAGCGGGAGTGAGAAGCGAAAAAGTGGCGGAGAAGTGGCGGAGCAACATCAGGTGCGCCGCTCCAAGCTCCACGCCGACTATTGGAAAAAGCGGCTATTCCACGAGGGGTTCACTCGTGGTGGCCGGCGGCTACTCTCCGGGAATTGGTCGGTTCGAATTAAGCACCAGGGCAGGCGCGGGGCGTTCGGACTCAACACACCAAACGCGGCGGCGGCGGCGGCAAAGGCCCAACAGATTTACGCCTCACTCGTCTCCGCCGGTTGGGATGCGACGCTTGCGAAATTCAAACCGGATGCCGTCAAGAAACCTGCGGCCGGAACGGTTGGCCAGGCGATTGGCGCCGCTGCCCAACTCGTGACGACGCGAAAGCAGTCGTTTGCCCAGGCCGCGTTGCGGCTCCGCCAAATCGCGGGCGAACTCGCCGGCATTAAGCGCCCCGAGAACCCGACCGCATACAGGTCCGCCGAGTTTCTTGCCTGGCGTGCGAAAGTTGACGGGGTTCCACTCTCCATAATCACGGCAGCCGCGGTCCGCGAGTGGCGCGACAAGCGCATTGCCGCACGCGCAACAAATCCGGTGGAGAAGCGCGCGGCAACTATCTCCGCCGACTCGACCATCAGGATGGCGCGCGCGGTATTCTCGAGGCGAATCATGGAGAGCGGGCTTGCGTCTCATGTCACGCTGCCGAGCCCCCCACCCTTTGCTGGCGTCACTGTTGGCGGAAGCACCAAGCGCTTCGCCGGACGGATCAACGCAGGACAGTTGTTTGCCAAGGCACGCCAAGTGTTGGAAAAGGAAGAGCCGGAGGCATTTCGCGCCTTCTGTCTCTGTGTGCTCGCTGGACTGCGGAGAAGTGAGGCTGACCGGCTGGCGTGGTCGCAGGTGGATCTTGCTGGGCGAGTCATCACGATCGAGCGCACCGAGTGGTTCGAGCCGAAGTCGGAAGAAAGCGCCCGGACAATCGACTTGGATGAAGTCGCCGTCGATATCCTTCGGCGCGCGAAATCAGACAACCCGGACCCCGTGTTTGTGCTCAAGGGCGGCGCACCGAAGCTGCAAACCAAAGCCGCGCCCGCGTACCGCTGTGATGCTTCGCCATGGCGCACGTGGGAAAAGTTAACAGAATGGCTGAGGGCCAACGGTGTTCACGACGCAAAGCCCATTCATGTTTTGCGGAAGCTCGCGGGATCGCTCGTTTTCCAGGCTCACGGGCTTGAACAGGCACGTGGATTTCTGGGGCACGCATCTATCACGACGACGAGCGACAGTTATCTTGTGAGACAGCGCCGAGTCACTGTTTCAATTCCAACTCCAAGCGACGAGGTTTCGCGCGAGGCCGGAAAGGCAGGTGGCATGTGA